From Plasmodium malariae genome assembly, chromosome: 4:
GCACACAGAAACGTTTGTACGCACACATGTTATGCTTTTTTTCtcatcattttttcattttgctatttttatttttttactttattaattttacttgtttcattttgtttactTTACGTTGtttcgtttattttattttattttattttttttttttttttcgctcCTACCAATATTGCTAGGCTGCCTGAAGGGTAACAGGACAAGCAACAATTTAATCGAGTTGAAAAATGTTGAAATAAGCAAAAGTGACAgagttttaataatattaggtAACGAATCCAAGGGGTTAagtgaaaatataatgaacCAGTCAGACgctaatatttatataaacagtgtgagtaataatgaaattattaataaggaTTTGCCAATAGAAAGCGTCAATGTAACTGTAGATAGTCTTAATGTAAACAATGTATGCTCAATATTGTTATATCATTTTCTTTCTTATTTGTTGTAGTCGTTTCTGAGCTTACGAGTAATAGGCATTTTTACAAGGGCACACAATGAAGTATCTGTAgcataaaacaatataattataaaacttTCGTTTTCACCTGTTCGCCTGCTTTTCTTTTCCCCCccctactttttttttttttttttcatgctTTCCAGGGAACTTACGTGCACTTGCCTCTAACACATTAAGTAATTTATTGCATACATTACGcgtacatgtacacatatacaagcgtataaataaatatatacgtgAGTATATGCCCGTACAAATTAGTATAAACAAGTGCAACATACAATACACATTTGTACTATTTGTTCATAAGATTCCCCTATTAAAAACTATTCCTTAAGAGccaataatatgaaaattcaTCGACACaataactaatttttttttttaattttttttttgttccctCGTTTGTTGCCATATTTTTCGCTTCATTTTTCATGCCGTTTGtttgttttcttttcaatgtatctttttcaaatttgccaaatttttaagtagattatacaaaaatatttgtttgtGTATAATATTGCTACTATGGgttaagcatatatatgctgCCAACATATGCCACCCATAGagcatttttaaattgtatCCGTGGTATATGTTAATCATAAGtgctatgtatatatatatacatatatatatgtatatatgtatatatatatatatatatatatatatatatatatatatatatgtatatatatattttgtatttttactgtaaataatttttatttttttgaaaaattttcaagttcttttatttatactagAAGAACATAATAGTGtactacttttttatatttgaaaaaatatatatacgcttCCCTTCAATAAATGCATAATGAGTACCTGACGTATATTCTTGTACGCGCATCGCTATTATACTTGCacataaattttgttaacGGTATTCATACTCGAACTTATTTTTGTATGCtttaacataatatttaatttattatttaaaatttttgattttttaatttttcaactGCTTTACTGTTTcgcattttaattttttatagttattttgttcattgttaaattttttatcgtttaattttttataaattaatttttttacgtttttacgtttttacgtttttacgtttttacgtttttacctttttacGTTATTACGTTTTTACGTTTTTACGTTTTTACGTTTTTACGTTTTTACGTTTTTACGTTTTTACGTTTTTACGTTTTTACGTTTTTACGTTTTTACGTTTTTACGTTTTTACCTTTCTTGTTTTTATCCCTTTACCTTTAAgtgtgtatatttttgttatttcgcctttttattttttcattttatttatgtatgtatttttaaaaaaaaaaaaaaatatcgtaatataaattaattttttatttactcaTAACTTATTCTTCTTCCGCTTGATAATTATTTCCAATTTgaaggacaaaaaaaaaaaaaaaaaaaaaggaaaaagataaaggagaagaaaaaaaaaaggaaaaaggtgCAGCAAAAGAgagaacaaaaaagaaatgtttattaatatcttatgttatatatactCCACTTTTCTGAGCAGCAAATTTTAAGCTTCTCCTGAACGACCGGGATAAATGACTTAAAGGAAAAGCATATGTACAGAACctgtacatacgtacataatatatcatCTTTACTTGTGTACCCTGTTTAGCCAAAGCtgaaaaacatttatagTAGTGCATggtttaaaatgaaaaagcaAAACCTCATTTAGTTGAATTGTGCACATATTTTAAAGTAGCGAAtgattcattttttccaaaaaaaagaaaaaatagttaAAACGGAATagaagcatatatatatatatatatatatgtatatatgtacttgtatgtatgtaagtacttatatgtgtgtacatatttgtGTACGTGTATGTATAGCGTAACTGTAGCATACTATAGAAGCACAGCAGATAGTATATCCATAATACAGTATTGCACAGTACAAGTAACATGAACAGGAATTTTCTTTATCCTTATTTCATTATGAGTTGTACAGTTTTCTTTTCGATATATTCCCATCAAGAAAGTAAGAACAGCAAGTAgaaaaagaggaagaaaagaaaaggaaaaagaaaaaggaaataggCACAGCAGCAGTAATAGGAATAGTGGAAAGTTTAGTATTAGGCATTATCGAAGCTGGATTGTACGGgtcatatgtacatgtgtgtaCGCCCACTTTCAGTAACAAGTACCCTATAAGAAGATTTAATCGagttttcaatttttcaaagagatcaataaaaaaaaagaagaaatacaataataataataatattaataataatataataataataataataataataataataataataataataataataataataataatattaataataatattaataataatattaataatagtaatattaataataataataataataatattaataataataataatattaataataatattaataataataatattaataatattaataataatagtagtagtaatataaGAAGCAGTAAACGTATCAATTGTAGCAGTAGTAGATTAACCCATcgtttatataaatgcacaTAAAATGACTGAAGGGAAAATacagaatatttatttaaatgaaaagagTAAGAAACCAGGTGAGGATATAACCCCAAACGTGGTAGAGCATAAAAAtgagaatttaaaaatagcaaaagAACAGgtagaagaagaggaagaagaagaggaaaaagagaaaaaagggCGAAAGGAAAAAGGTAGGAACAAACTCCATAAGAATAATGGTGGTAACAATAAGAGTGAATGCTACTACgataatagtaacagtagTTGTTTATTAGCTTccaaaaattttacaaaacaAAACTATAATAATAGAACGAAGGAAGAGCAAAAATTATCAGATCAGAAAGAAGTAACATGTGGAAAGGAGAAAGATGTTGAATTGCCAAAGAATAAAaggaatggaaaaaatgagAAGAGCGTTAATACGTCAAAGAGTAAACTTGAAACACTTGCTTGTACAAATTACATTTCATCCCCTTCCAATGAGGTCAATGTATGTATGGGAAATAATGCAATTACTAATAAATGTGCACATAATTCAAAAGAGGGGATGgtaaatgatgaaaaaattaaaaaaaaaaatttaggtATTATTAATGGTCAAGTAGACCGAagtgaaaaagtaaaagaggAAAGTACGAGCGAAAGTTATAGTTCCAAATGGATAAATATGCCTCTtcaaaaaatgggaaaaggAGAGAAGGAGATAGTAGAAAGGGGTGGAAATACCATCATTCATAGCAGCAACGGAAGCGGTAAGCGCAACAGTGGTAGTGGTCTTTGCAATTACAGTGACGATTGTAGCGGCAGTTACAATGACCCGTATAATAGTAAATGCGAGGCGAATGAAGTGGGTTATAATACTAACGGGAAGGTATGGTATCAGAAGAGCACACACAAAAGTCATACATGCGCAGAAAAGATTGAAGATATCGATACGCAGaatgtaaatacatatgcTAAACAAGTTGAGGGTAATGCCAACAAGACGAAGAAGCAAAGTGAAGCGGAGAAAGAGATgggaaaaaacgaaaatatTACTAGGAACAAAAGTAAACATATAAGTCaaaatgaaagtaaaaatataagtcaaaatgaaagtaaaaatataagtcaaaatgaaagtaaaaatgaaaaagtaaaaatataagtcaAAATATAAgtcaaaatgaaaatcaaaacaaaagtaaaaatataagtcaaaatgaaagtaaaaatataagtcaaaatgaaagtaaaaatataaaatataagtcaaaatgaaagtaaaaatataagtcaaaatgaaagtaaaaatataagtcaaaatgaaagtaaaaatataagtaaaaatataagtcaaaatgaaagtaaaaatataagtcaaaatgaaagtaaaaatataagtaaaaatataagtcaaaatgaaagtaaaaatataagtcaAAATGAAAGTCAAAATGAAAgtcaaaatgaaaagaaacaATCCCTTCCCAGTAATGTGAGCAACGCGAATGAAGTTGCTTCAGCGGATGGCACATACACTTCGGATAatagtaaatttaaaaaaaagaaaaagaaaaaaaagaattttcaaaataatctTCAAAGAGAGGAAAAATgtttacaaaaaaaggaagaatcTGCAGTATGTCGAGATAACTACCATATTATGGATATGGATCCTTTAACAAGTGGAAGTAATGATAAACATTTAACCATGGATGATGCTAATAATCCACTTGCACGGAATAGCGGAGGAGATATACCCGAAAGTAGCAAAGGAGTAAGGAAGAAATTCAAACTATTGAAGCGAAACGAGATGACATACGAAAATTACTCGCGTAATAAATTGTTTCCCTTTAACGCTAGTGGCACTGGAATTTGTATGGGCACCAGTAACGACAATGGTAAAAACGCAAACAGCAATAATATCGGTGATAAACTTGGTAATAATATTGGTGATAAACTTGGTAATAATATTGGTGGTGATATTGGAAATAATATTGGTAGTAAAATTGGTAGTAACATTGGTAGTAACATTGGCGGTAACATTGGCAGTAACATTGGCAGTAACAACGGTAGTAACAACGGtagtaacaacaataataatgagCATAGCAAAggtaacaataacaataacagtaTTAGTATTAGTAATCGCATTAATGACGGTAAAAAATATCGAAGTGGTTGCAGTGCCAAGGGGGAGAAGACGCTAGAACAACGAGAAAAGGAGTATAACCAAATAAGGGCACgcattttttcaaattttaataaaaagaaaagcaatTTAAAAGTGGAAGgagataaaatgaattacaGAAATTATAATCCTGTAAGTTGTAGTACATACTTTAATAACATGCAAAATGCGAATGATCCGTATGtttttatgaacaatttttataataatatattaccaaataataatactctTAATCAATACTATATacaaagtaataataatactaatagTAATGTTTCTATGTGTACTATGAACCCGACAGGAGATTTATCTTCCCTTTCGTATTACTACAACGATACGaacaataatattagtaatattaatagtaacattaataatatgaataatatgaataatatgaatagtaatagtaatagcaatCATAATagtaatcataataataatatgccTTACCCGaattacttatataatatgcCTAATCACATGAGCTTTATGAAGATGGGTGCATTAAGTCCACTTGGCACCGTTACGTCTACAAACGGTAAATATTTCGACACTTACAATCAAAGTAATCCTTACGTTCCCACCATGATAGGTGGTAAAGTAAGCGGCAAGATAAGTGGCGGAATAAGTAGCGGAATAAGTAGCGGAATAAGTGGCGGAATAAGTAGCGGAATAAGTAGCGGAATAAGTGGCGGAATAAGCGGTACCATTAGTAACAGTGGAAAAtgtaataagaataaaatgcTTGGACAGAATAACAACGATTTCAAAAATAGCTGTAAGACATCCATTGATAAAGCAAAGACACATAATAACTGTAATTCGTATAATAACaggaataaaaatttttacgaAATGAGTAATACCTtgtacaataatatttttttaaataacacaaataacatatatataaataagaacATAAATACTAAAGGAAATAGAAACGGAAACACAATAAATATcgatatgaataaaaaaatagaaaaaatagattctttttttatgccACACCCAATAATGAAGGATGAAAATTGCTACATTAACTTAAACAgtaaaatacataatgaTTTGAAggaaaagcaaaatatatgcctcaataaaactaaaaattGGAACgttaatatgaaaaagaaaaatgtaaaaggaACACAGAATGGTATAAACGACATGTTAGAAGAGGTTCCATTTTTCAAGGGAGGAAATAGTGAAAGACCTGTAAGTGAAGCCGAGAAGGTCACTACCAGCGGGGAAAATGTTAACATTAACAGCAGTGGCAATAATAATCACAGCGGAAATAGCAACAATAACATGTACAGTAACAAGAACAGCTTCAATGACAATAGTAAGAACaacaaaaagaagaaaaaaaagaataaaaacaataagaTGGCTATCCCCCTTAAGTGTTTTAGTAAGGACAACAACAACACTGGACAGCAAATGGAAGATGACAGtgttaataacaaaaatgaaaagatggataataattacaataataacagtaatagaaATAGTAGcagcaataacaataatagcaataatagcaataatagcaataatagcaatagtagcaataatagcaataatagcaataatagcaatagtagcaataatagcaatagtagcaataatagcaatagtagcaatagtagcaataataatatcaattGTAGCAGTTACACCGATAgagaaaaatgtaattacaatgtaaataaaaacacaACTCTGGTACAACCAAATATTCAAAGTAAGGAAAATGTATGGCATCCCGATGGAAGTGCTCTTCAAAATTGTTCaagtaaaaaagaagaaaaaagtgGAGAGGCAAACGTCGAAAGGGGCACGAATAACACTAATAACAGTAGCTGCATTTATAACGGTAGCAGTGGTAACAATGGAGGTAATAACAAACAAAAAGCACTCAAAAAAGTGAGTGTTgagaataataatttcattcAAAACGACCGCATGGATGAACATGCTCCTgaaaatttaacaaataatttaaacagTAACTTagataaacaatttttttgtaac
This genomic window contains:
- the PmUG01_04014200 gene encoding conserved Plasmodium protein, unknown function; this translates as MTEGKIQNIYLNEKSKKPGEDITPNVVEHKNENLKIAKEQVEEEEEEEEKEKKGRKEKGRNKLHKNNGGNNKSECYYDNSNSSCLLASKNFTKQNYNNRTKEEQKLSDQKEVTCGKEKDVELPKNKRNGKNEKSVNTSKSKLETLACTNYISSPSNEVNVCMGNNAITNKCAHNSKEGMVNDEKIKKKNLGIINGQVDRSEKVKEESTSESYSSKWINMPLQKMGKGEKEIVERGGNTIIHSSNGSGKRNSGSGLCNYSDDCSGSYNDPYNSKCEANEVGYNTNGKVWYQKSTHKSHTCAEKIEDIDTQNVNTYAKQVEGNANKTKKQSEAEKEMGKNENITRNKSKHISQNESKNISQNESKNISQNESKNEKVNISQNENQNKSKNISQNESKNISQNESKNIKYSKNISQNESKNISQNESKNISKNISQNESKNISQNESKNISKNISQNESKNISQNESQNESQNEKKQSLPSNVSNANEVASADGTYTSDNSKFKKKKKKKKNFQNNLQREEKCLQKKEESAVCRDNYHIMDMDPLTSGSNDKHLTMDDANNPLARNSGGDIPESSKGVRKKFKLLKRNEMTYENYSRNKLFPFNASGTGICMGTSNDNGKNANSNNIGDKLGNNIGDKLGNNIGGDIGNNIGSKIGSNIGSNIGGNIGSNIGSNNGSNNGSNNNNNEHSKGNNNNNSISISNRINDGKKYRSGCSAKGEKTLEQREKEYNQIRARIFSNFNKKKSNLKVEGDKMNYRNYNPVSCSTYFNNMQNANDPYVFMNNFYNNILPNNNTLNQYYIQSNNNTNSNVSMCTMNPTGDLSSLSYYYNDTNNNISNINSNINNMNNMNNMNSNSNSNHNSNHNNNMPYPNYLYNMPNHMSFMKMGALSPLGTVTSTNGKYFDTYNQSNPYVPTMIGGKVSGKISGGISSGISSGISGGISSGISSGISGGISGTISNSGKCNKNKMLGQNNNDFKNSCKTSIDKAKTHNNCNSYNNRNKNFYEMSNTLYNNIFLNNTNNIYINKNINTKGNRNGNTINIDMNKKIEKIDSFFMPHPIMKDENCYINLNSKIHNDLKEKQNICLNKTKNWNVNMKKKNVKGTQNGINDMLEEVPFFKGGNSERPVSEAEKVTTSGENVNINSSGNNNHSGNSNNNMYSNKNSFNDNSKNNKKKKKKNKNNKMAIPLKCFSKDNNNTGQQMEDDSVNNKNEKMDNNYNNNSNRNSSSNNNNSNNSNNSNNSNSSNNSNNSNNSNSSNNSNSSNNSNSSNSSNNNINCSSYTDREKCNYNVNKNTTLVQPNIQSKENVWHPDGSALQNCSSKKEEKSGEANVERGTNNTNNSSCIYNGSSGNNGGNNKQKALKKVSVENNNFIQNDRMDEHAPENLTNNLNSNLDKQFFCNMKFANSIVHTNNLCVSNTPSETEKKTQMSLHINANNVQPKGKKKKYMNKRKKKNAPKNSSNNCNNNNGFMNSSINMNSNINMNSNINMNNSIHMNNGLNVNSNNNIDISSNNNNVVITMGPLLPVNKINNVIYPTPNVDMKMDDNRPFTYSHTGTVRNGKVRNKIIHNKAMHNKAIHNTMLQNGSVQNVNVHNNHVNYNIMNNPHQSYYAPYLINDLDYCRDISLYEKRFDRGSDNMLLNHKRYDVDFPALQ